The sequence CGAGCAGGCCCAGGCCAGTGCTGCGCGCATCGCCGCCGAGAACCAGGCCAAGCAGGCTCAGGCGCAGATCAAGCAATTGACTGGCGAACTGGACAAGGCCCGAGGTGTGGCCGAACAACTGGTGGGGCAGCAGCAGAGCCTGCACAGCCAGGCCCAGGCGCAGGTGTCGGCCAGCAATGAACAGACCGGTAAGTTCAAGAAAGCTTATGAAGAACTGTTGGTGCTGGCCAAGGGCAAAGAGACCGAACGCGCGCGGTTGCAGGTGCAGTTGAGCGAACGTGACACACAAGTGCAGCAATGTTCAGCCAAGAATCAGCAGATGTACGGCGTGGCCCAGCAGTTGCTGACGGCCTACGAAAAAATCGACGTGGCCGAGGTCATGAGCATTCGTCAGCCGTTCGCCAGCGGCGCACGGGTCAAGTTCGAAGAGCTGGCCCAGGGTTTTGGCGACCAGCTGTACCAGAGCCGCTTTGACGCGCCCCAGGCTGTCGTCAATCACTGATCAACCAGGAAGCGATAAACCATGAGCGAATTGATCACCAGCGTGACGCCCCAAGGCCTGACCGAGTTGCTGCAAGAAGCCGGCTACCGGGTCAACCAGACCGAACAGAACGGCATCGTGCAACTGCTCAGCGCCAGCCAGGGCATCGGCTTTGCCGTGCGGTTTGGCAACCCGGCAGCAGAGCAGGGCAGCTACATGGACTTCACCTACAGCTGCGCGCTGCGGGTCCAGGGCCAGTTGCCGGAAGGCCTGGCACAGGTGTGGAACGCTTCCCGGCGTTTTGCGCGGTTGTCATTGCAGGGTGAATTCCTGCTGATGGAAATGGACGTGGTGGTGGGCGGCGTTGGCGCCAGT is a genomic window of Pseudomonas sp. ADAK18 containing:
- a CDS encoding DNA repair protein, with protein sequence MNTRICGLLLVIGSLAATGASAEGMEERLRTQLRSTTAQLQALQSEQAQASAARIAAENQAKQAQAQIKQLTGELDKARGVAEQLVGQQQSLHSQAQAQVSASNEQTGKFKKAYEELLVLAKGKETERARLQVQLSERDTQVQQCSAKNQQMYGVAQQLLTAYEKIDVAEVMSIRQPFASGARVKFEELAQGFGDQLYQSRFDAPQAVVNH
- a CDS encoding YbjN domain-containing protein, producing MSELITSVTPQGLTELLQEAGYRVNQTEQNGIVQLLSASQGIGFAVRFGNPAAEQGSYMDFTYSCALRVQGQLPEGLAQVWNASRRFARLSLQGEFLLMEMDVVVGGVGASHLRSQLELWDRLLQEFIVYLREYSQNAAQLADASSVDTREEAPAL